CTGTTTTGTCGGTAGTCAAATCTCTTCCTTAATCAAACGTTAAATATATATAACTCTCATGGAAAGTGGAAAAGATTCCATTATTATCAGCACAATATATTTCTTATATTAAAAGTGTATTCTCACACGAGACTTTAAATAGTAATGGAAGTTAACACATATTCTGATTGAAGAAGGAATATTAATGAATAAGGAGGTTATAACAACGTCAGGTGCACCTAAACCGGTGGGAGCCTATAGCCAGGCTGTAAAAAGTGGTAATTTTCTTTTTGTATCAGGTCAAATACCACTTGATCCGGAAACCGGTGAAATTATCAGTGGTGATTTTAGGGAGCAGACTCGCCGAGTTTTGAATAATATTATGGCTATCCTTGACGCTTCGGGTATGTCTGCCGAAAATGTTATTAAGACAAACGTTTATATGACCGATCTTACAAACTTTCCGATAGTGAACGAGGTCTATGCCGAGTTTTTTAAGTCGGACCCACCTGCGAGGGCAGCGGTAGAAGTATCCAAATTGCCGCTAAACGTTGAAATTGAAATCGAATGTATTGCGGAAACAGAGTAAGATCAGTTATTGAGTATCAAACTAATCATCAATCCTAAGGCAGGGAAGGGATCGGCTTTTAAAAAGAGTCAATCAGTCATTGCCGAATTAAAAAAAAGAAATGTCGATTTCGATTATGAGTTAACTAACGCACCGCGCGAGGCGGTCGGAATAGCCCGCGAGGCATCAGGGAAATTTGAGAAGATAGTGGCGGTTGGTGGAGACGGAACGATAAATGAGGTTGGTGAGGGGCTTGTAGAAAGCGATTCTATTTTTTGCGTCATACCTCTCGGATCCGGAAATGATTTCGCAAACGAGCTCAAGATTCCGTCCAAAGTAAATGCGGCAGTAGATCTGTTATTGAAAGGAAGTGTTCGAACTATAGATGTGATCAAGGTGAACGACAGGATAAGTCTTAACACGGCAGGCGTGGGATTCAACGCTTTAGTTAGCGACAGTGTAACTCAAATT
This genomic interval from Candidatus Neomarinimicrobiota bacterium contains the following:
- a CDS encoding diacylglycerol kinase family lipid kinase — protein: MSIKLIINPKAGKGSAFKKSQSVIAELKKRNVDFDYELTNAPREAVGIAREASGKFEKIVAVGGDGTINEVGEGLVESDSIFCVIPLGSGNDFANELKIPSKVNAAVDLLLKGSVRTIDVIKVNDRISLNTAGVGFNALVSDSVTQIKYLRGLSVYIWGVVKSAVRYEAIPMKIVINDKVIE
- a CDS encoding RidA family protein; the protein is MNKEVITTSGAPKPVGAYSQAVKSGNFLFVSGQIPLDPETGEIISGDFREQTRRVLNNIMAILDASGMSAENVIKTNVYMTDLTNFPIVNEVYAEFFKSDPPARAAVEVSKLPLNVEIEIECIAETE